In Desulfopila inferna, a single window of DNA contains:
- a CDS encoding V-type ATP synthase subunit I — MIVKMSKVFIATRIADRDRILNLLGKMNIMHLEPVHPEDTLADESTIKSFNDLSLAVQILSSFKPSGAAFFQNPVAAAREAIGLHRSISENRHRLLELHQRIRELEIWGNVSLSQLADLLNNGVEVEFYTLSRKKADNIRAECVEILSTLPGEKLLVAIVDRRGQLKMPEEAEALPFPSRDRPSCLAEAQKIEIELQQSYDRLSQLAALAVAMRKEQTRLAGEITYVKAQRSGMSQGKIFALQGWLPAEKADTIESHLAGSNLYAAVRIMPVGADDMPPTLIHYPSWTKPIKGFFDILGILPGYREIDLSPSFMLAMPVFTAMLIGDAGYGLLIFLAGLFFRNRIVHAAGKSATQLMMVFGLATLTWGILTANYFGITPETLWKAGEYGQFPGTDVPVDHKAFWQSSGICSLIAGIMSEVGILWREDPSAARFIVMKVSLVVGCLHLFLARLRRMVALFPDQRALAEIGWLIIIADMLVVTWYLLFIGVEHTPMAVWLFLGGGMFIAACFGKPDKNPAKRFLVGVFSAILPLLNTFTDTMSYLRLFAVGLSSYYISSAFNAMGLQIAEAATWFAAVPILILGHGLNIALVTIAIFAHGIRLNILEFSNHAGVQWDGYPYRPFAINQRSAFGEDIQ; from the coding sequence ATGATCGTAAAAATGTCCAAAGTCTTCATCGCAACCCGCATAGCCGACAGAGACAGGATATTGAATCTGCTGGGCAAAATGAACATCATGCATCTGGAGCCTGTCCATCCGGAAGATACCCTTGCTGACGAAAGCACCATCAAATCGTTTAACGACCTCTCTCTTGCGGTGCAAATCCTGTCGTCTTTCAAGCCATCCGGCGCCGCATTTTTCCAAAATCCAGTTGCTGCCGCACGAGAGGCCATCGGCCTCCATAGGTCCATATCGGAAAATCGACATCGTCTTCTCGAATTACATCAGAGGATCAGGGAACTGGAAATCTGGGGCAATGTCAGTTTGAGTCAACTTGCGGATCTTCTCAACAACGGCGTCGAGGTTGAGTTTTACACACTTTCTCGGAAAAAAGCAGATAATATCCGGGCCGAATGTGTTGAAATTCTAAGCACCTTGCCCGGGGAAAAATTGCTGGTGGCTATTGTTGACCGACGCGGCCAACTCAAAATGCCGGAGGAGGCTGAAGCTTTACCGTTTCCGTCGAGGGATCGACCATCGTGTCTTGCCGAGGCCCAAAAGATCGAAATCGAATTACAACAAAGCTATGATCGCCTGTCGCAGCTTGCCGCCCTGGCCGTGGCCATGCGGAAGGAACAGACACGTCTGGCCGGAGAGATCACGTATGTCAAGGCGCAACGAAGCGGAATGAGCCAGGGGAAAATCTTTGCTCTCCAGGGATGGTTGCCGGCGGAAAAAGCCGATACAATCGAATCGCACCTGGCCGGGAGTAATTTATATGCTGCTGTCCGCATAATGCCGGTGGGAGCGGACGATATGCCTCCCACTTTAATTCACTATCCTTCCTGGACAAAGCCGATCAAGGGTTTCTTCGACATACTCGGCATTCTGCCCGGATATCGTGAGATCGACCTTTCTCCTTCTTTTATGCTGGCGATGCCGGTTTTTACGGCGATGCTGATCGGTGATGCGGGTTACGGCCTGTTGATTTTTCTTGCCGGTCTGTTTTTCCGCAACAGGATAGTGCATGCCGCGGGCAAGTCTGCAACACAACTCATGATGGTGTTCGGTTTGGCAACCTTGACGTGGGGCATACTCACCGCCAACTATTTTGGGATTACACCGGAGACCTTGTGGAAGGCAGGAGAGTATGGCCAATTTCCCGGAACAGATGTCCCTGTTGATCATAAGGCCTTTTGGCAAAGTTCTGGAATCTGCAGCCTGATCGCAGGAATAATGAGCGAGGTTGGTATCCTCTGGAGAGAGGACCCGAGTGCGGCAAGGTTTATAGTCATGAAGGTTTCTCTCGTTGTGGGGTGTCTTCATCTGTTCCTGGCGCGGCTTCGGAGAATGGTGGCCCTTTTCCCCGACCAGCGGGCTTTGGCCGAGATCGGATGGCTCATCATCATCGCCGATATGCTGGTTGTCACATGGTACCTGCTGTTTATCGGGGTGGAACATACTCCGATGGCTGTATGGTTGTTTCTCGGGGGGGGGATGTTCATTGCCGCGTGTTTCGGAAAGCCGGATAAAAACCCGGCAAAGCGGTTTCTGGTGGGAGTATTTTCCGCAATACTTCCCCTTTTAAACACCTTCACCGATACAATGAGCTATCTCCGTCTTTTTGCCGTCGGGCTTTCCAGCTATTATATTTCTTCGGCTTTTAACGCCATGGGATTGCAGATTGCGGAAGCGGCAACATGGTTTGCCGCGGTACCCATATTGATTCTCGGCCATGGACTCAATATCGCGCTTGTAACCATTGCCATCTTTGCCCATGGTATTCGATTGAATATACTGGAATTTTCAAATCATGCCGGTGTCCAATGGGACGGGTATCCCTATCGCCCCTTTGCCATCAATCAACGATCTGCTTTCGGAGAGGATATACAATGA
- a CDS encoding PAS domain S-box protein, whose protein sequence is MDNFLQHILAEMETFLEKWTDYMEQAGYLEHTTAKKEDCILSLRGLIEPMMNLEHDSSLLFPSILQSNRQLADFLVQTGRKHRARGLKPEMFFGCFKTLLHAIEDIILQSDLSDGEKLPRYFQFRRIVDAMETITIADWEAPSHNDKLNELAGKNRSLTLEKNKYENIFESTSDIVLVIDDEGSILEMNGAARQYFGAETLGQTVFSHIDHPGYKIEPFLAKYPYGCNHEIRMKSGKAIYKMVIVPLKKVSLASAGHVLILSDISSIVDQRKQLEQLVSERTEALKKSEQLFRSLFTSAGEGILLVDISLQIVQANQKAADIFGMTSLWLEGANCAKIIHPDSIDSLRQAASIEEGDVWNGEFNGITGSGDTFPASITVNKFRLGGEILLHLIVRNITQQKAMERYLREEKLKAEEMNVTLRNVMKAIDREKEDLELSIAQKVTTGIIPSLQKLSAEENSEIRHVYMKIVRDQLAGLSRASGVISNEDIIRLTKSEVHVCQMIQSGASSKDIADAMTISIETVQTHRKNIRRKLGLSGKDVNLFAYLNK, encoded by the coding sequence GTGGATAATTTTCTACAGCACATACTTGCAGAGATGGAGACATTTCTCGAGAAGTGGACGGACTATATGGAACAGGCCGGATACCTTGAGCATACCACTGCGAAAAAAGAGGACTGTATTCTCAGTCTTCGGGGTCTTATTGAGCCGATGATGAACCTTGAGCACGATTCATCGCTGCTTTTCCCGTCAATCCTGCAGAGCAACAGGCAACTTGCTGATTTTCTTGTGCAGACCGGCAGGAAACATCGGGCCCGCGGACTGAAGCCGGAGATGTTTTTCGGCTGCTTTAAGACATTGCTGCATGCCATAGAGGACATCATACTCCAATCGGATCTGTCCGATGGCGAAAAACTCCCGCGCTACTTCCAGTTTCGCCGGATAGTGGATGCCATGGAAACTATTACCATTGCAGACTGGGAAGCGCCCAGCCACAATGACAAGCTGAACGAGCTGGCCGGAAAAAACCGCAGCCTTACCCTGGAAAAAAACAAGTATGAGAACATCTTTGAATCAACCTCCGATATTGTGCTGGTCATCGATGATGAGGGGAGCATCCTCGAGATGAACGGGGCGGCCAGGCAATATTTTGGTGCAGAAACTCTTGGCCAGACAGTGTTCAGCCATATCGACCATCCAGGTTATAAAATTGAACCATTTCTTGCTAAATATCCATACGGCTGTAACCATGAGATCAGAATGAAATCGGGCAAGGCAATATACAAAATGGTTATCGTGCCCTTGAAAAAAGTCTCTCTCGCCTCTGCCGGACATGTCCTTATCCTCAGCGATATCAGCTCAATCGTCGACCAGAGAAAACAGCTTGAACAGCTGGTATCGGAACGGACCGAAGCACTGAAGAAATCGGAGCAGTTATTCCGCTCATTGTTTACTTCGGCTGGTGAAGGTATTCTGCTGGTGGATATATCCCTCCAGATTGTGCAGGCCAATCAAAAGGCTGCCGATATTTTCGGCATGACCAGTCTGTGGCTTGAGGGTGCAAACTGCGCTAAAATAATTCATCCGGACAGTATCGACAGTCTCCGCCAAGCCGCATCGATAGAAGAAGGAGATGTCTGGAATGGCGAATTCAACGGCATTACCGGCAGCGGCGATACTTTTCCCGCCAGTATCACGGTCAACAAATTTCGGCTTGGGGGCGAGATTCTTCTTCATCTTATTGTGCGCAATATTACTCAGCAGAAAGCAATGGAAAGATATCTTCGCGAGGAGAAGTTAAAGGCTGAAGAGATGAATGTCACTCTCAGGAATGTCATGAAGGCCATCGACCGGGAAAAGGAGGATCTCGAGCTTTCGATAGCCCAGAAAGTGACAACAGGAATCATCCCGTCTCTGCAGAAACTATCGGCTGAAGAAAACAGCGAGATACGCCATGTTTACATGAAAATAGTCCGTGATCAACTGGCTGGATTAAGCAGAGCTTCCGGAGTGATCAGTAACGAAGATATTATTCGTTTAACCAAATCGGAAGTACACGTTTGCCAGATGATTCAGTCCGGAGCCTCCTCGAAGGATATTGCCGATGCCATGACCATTTCCATAGAGACCGTCCAGACGCACCGCAAAAATATTCGGAGAAAACTCGGATTGAGCGGAAAAGATGTGAATCTCTTTGCCTACCTGAACAAATAA
- a CDS encoding DUF2764 family protein, giving the protein MTVKKHEKKKMKRYFYLLCVLPGLKKIDDPPPVTQKELLAVVEKSQGPLEIVRSLLLNHDLLQRDAVIAGEIEPEQTDLVVLSLKQAKSEPPLPELPVSMREVENESGSNVSAADPVWQRYFHHVSRTAKMNHSHFLKFWVQFEVGLRNALARERATALQLDPQLYLVAPELEDGAMTFETILAEWKDASNPLQGMEVLDRARWNRLTEHERWYSFSSDELAAYTAKLMILHRWRRIAGNNHKDNR; this is encoded by the coding sequence ATGACAGTGAAAAAGCATGAAAAGAAAAAAATGAAGCGATATTTTTATCTTTTATGTGTTCTTCCCGGACTAAAAAAAATCGATGATCCGCCGCCTGTCACCCAAAAAGAGTTATTGGCCGTGGTGGAAAAATCCCAGGGACCATTGGAGATCGTTCGTTCGCTTCTGTTAAATCATGACCTTCTTCAGCGGGATGCGGTCATTGCCGGTGAAATTGAGCCTGAACAAACAGACTTGGTCGTTCTTTCTCTCAAACAGGCCAAATCGGAACCCCCCCTGCCGGAGCTTCCGGTTTCCATGCGGGAAGTTGAAAATGAATCCGGGAGTAATGTGAGCGCGGCTGATCCTGTCTGGCAACGCTATTTTCATCATGTGTCAAGAACCGCTAAAATGAACCACTCACATTTTCTGAAGTTCTGGGTGCAATTCGAGGTGGGGCTCCGTAATGCCCTGGCCAGGGAGAGGGCCACAGCCCTGCAACTCGATCCGCAACTGTATCTGGTGGCACCGGAATTGGAAGATGGAGCCATGACATTTGAAACCATTCTGGCCGAGTGGAAAGATGCATCGAATCCTTTGCAGGGCATGGAGGTCTTGGACAGAGCGCGCTGGAATCGGCTGACCGAACACGAACGATGGTATAGTTTCAGCAGCGACGAACTCGCTGCATATACGGCCAAACTGATGATTCTCCACAGATGGCGGCGGATTGCCGGAAATAATCATAAAGACAACCGATAA
- a CDS encoding L-lactate permease yields the protein MSNGILAIVAVVPILVALFLMVGLRKPATFAMPVAWLATVAGALLVWKTTPLYIAALTLQGFVIAFNLLIIVFGAIVLLYTLKYSGGMETIQAGFHRLSPDPRVQLVIIAFLFGAFIEGAAGFGTPAALAAPLLMLLGFPPLAAALVCLVLNTVPVPFAAVGTPIFLGLEYLQPLVVDAVKAGTPGLPFNDVASFNHQVGRLVALIHVPMIMLLPLFMCGFLSRHFSPRRSWREGFSAWRFCLFASCSFLVPYLLLACYVGPEFPSLVGSLLALIIVVWGVKRGFFLPRQSFSFGPAEKWPANWTGILPPQSLELPKEHMSQLRAWSPYVLIGLILVFTRLPQFGLKGFLSARSIDFVDILGFPTVDAAIPYLYLPGLLPFTVVALLTVWLHAMPAGHAVQAWKDSFRAIKNPTIALLFAVAIVSIFRGTGIQDELLNPHAYLSMPIAMAQAIAGLVGSAWPVAAAFVGGVGSFITGSNTVSNLLFAEFQWGVATELGFRRDIIIAAQVVGGAMGNMICIHNIVAVGAVVGLFGMEGIVLRKNILPFLLYGLLAGAMTLVLLAF from the coding sequence ATGTCTAATGGAATTCTGGCAATCGTTGCCGTTGTACCGATCCTGGTCGCCTTGTTCCTGATGGTCGGCCTGCGCAAACCGGCTACCTTCGCCATGCCGGTTGCCTGGCTGGCAACCGTGGCAGGAGCTCTTCTGGTCTGGAAGACAACTCCCCTGTATATCGCCGCCCTGACCCTGCAGGGTTTTGTAATCGCCTTTAATCTGCTCATCATTGTCTTTGGGGCTATAGTTCTGCTCTACACCCTCAAGTACAGTGGCGGCATGGAGACAATTCAGGCCGGCTTCCATCGTCTGTCGCCCGACCCGCGGGTCCAGCTGGTAATCATCGCCTTTCTTTTCGGGGCTTTTATTGAAGGTGCAGCCGGTTTCGGAACCCCGGCAGCCTTGGCGGCTCCATTACTCATGCTCCTCGGATTTCCTCCGCTTGCAGCTGCCCTGGTCTGCCTTGTGCTCAATACTGTGCCGGTGCCCTTTGCGGCGGTGGGTACACCGATTTTTCTCGGACTTGAATACCTGCAGCCTCTGGTTGTCGATGCCGTCAAAGCCGGTACCCCCGGGTTGCCCTTTAACGATGTGGCCTCCTTCAATCATCAGGTGGGCCGACTGGTGGCCTTGATCCATGTGCCGATGATCATGCTGCTGCCGCTCTTCATGTGCGGATTTCTCAGCCGCCACTTCTCGCCACGGCGCAGCTGGCGTGAGGGCTTTTCGGCCTGGCGCTTCTGTCTGTTCGCCTCCTGTTCCTTCCTGGTTCCTTATCTTCTCCTGGCCTGTTATGTGGGGCCGGAATTTCCCTCTTTGGTCGGCTCCCTTCTGGCCCTGATAATCGTTGTCTGGGGTGTGAAACGCGGATTTTTCCTGCCAAGACAGTCATTTTCCTTCGGACCTGCAGAAAAGTGGCCAGCGAACTGGACCGGTATCCTGCCGCCACAGAGCCTGGAGCTGCCCAAGGAGCATATGAGCCAGCTTCGGGCCTGGAGCCCCTATGTGCTGATTGGTCTGATCCTGGTTTTCACCCGTCTTCCGCAATTTGGCCTCAAGGGCTTTCTCTCCGCCAGATCCATTGATTTTGTGGATATTCTCGGCTTTCCAACGGTTGATGCGGCTATTCCCTATCTCTATCTTCCCGGCTTGCTCCCCTTTACCGTGGTGGCGCTGCTGACGGTATGGCTGCATGCCATGCCTGCCGGACATGCCGTCCAGGCCTGGAAAGACTCATTCAGGGCCATAAAAAACCCGACTATTGCATTGCTCTTTGCCGTGGCAATCGTTTCGATTTTTCGGGGTACCGGCATTCAGGACGAATTACTGAATCCTCATGCCTATCTCTCCATGCCGATTGCCATGGCCCAGGCCATAGCCGGTCTGGTCGGCAGCGCCTGGCCGGTTGCGGCAGCCTTTGTCGGCGGAGTAGGTTCTTTCATTACCGGTTCCAACACCGTCTCCAATTTGCTTTTTGCCGAATTTCAATGGGGAGTGGCAACAGAACTTGGTTTCCGCCGGGATATCATCATTGCCGCCCAGGTGGTGGGCGGGGCCATGGGAAATATGATCTGCATCCACAATATCGTGGCGGTTGGAGCCGTCGTCGGCTTATTCGGTATGGAGGGGATCGTCCTGCGCAAAAACATACTGCCCTTTCTGCTTTATGGTCTGCTCGCCGGAGCCATGACCCTTGTGCTGCTTGCATTTTGA
- a CDS encoding V-type ATP synthase subunit D yields MPKPRKKTKLTRAELRQQRSALERFETYLPLLQLREQLLQSAVLEVEKEYQALKETFDALDTKITTYSAVFKDISGVNADALSEPEDIKTVLTNIAGIKVPEFISAVFPKAEYSLFATASWVDQALSDQREKKLSGLQLEILETRLSTLRAELKKVVQRVNVFEKIIIPESKENIRRIRIALSDRMTAAVARAKIAKEKTQERKKS; encoded by the coding sequence ATGCCGAAGCCGAGAAAAAAAACCAAACTGACTCGGGCAGAGTTGCGACAACAACGAAGCGCTCTTGAACGTTTCGAAACCTATCTTCCCTTGCTTCAACTCAGAGAGCAGCTGCTGCAATCCGCAGTCCTTGAGGTCGAGAAAGAGTATCAGGCCCTCAAAGAAACTTTCGATGCCCTGGATACAAAAATTACCACATACAGTGCCGTTTTTAAAGACATTTCCGGAGTCAATGCAGACGCCTTGTCGGAACCGGAAGATATAAAGACCGTGCTGACCAATATCGCTGGTATAAAAGTGCCGGAATTTATATCCGCCGTATTTCCGAAGGCCGAATACAGCCTGTTCGCCACTGCTTCCTGGGTTGACCAGGCATTATCGGACCAACGTGAGAAAAAATTGAGTGGCTTACAACTTGAAATTCTGGAAACCAGACTCTCCACGCTTAGGGCAGAGTTAAAAAAAGTAGTGCAACGGGTCAATGTGTTTGAAAAAATAATCATCCCGGAATCTAAAGAGAACATCAGGCGCATTCGAATAGCACTGAGTGATAGAATGACCGCCGCCGTAGCCCGAGCAAAGATTGCCAAAGAAAAAACCCAGGAACGGAAAAAAAGCTGA
- a CDS encoding V-type ATP synthase subunit K (produces ATP from ADP in the presence of a proton gradient across the membrane; the K subunit is a nonenzymatic component which binds the dimeric form by interacting with the G and E subunits): MTIIEFIGQLSIGLVMIGATIGSAVGIGAVGQAAAGAWEKEAREGKALNFSYIILMGMPLSQTIYGFILVLVGLTPLVTGDNPVTDVHAGTLLGVGLAGGSAEFFSAWMQGLIGAAACRALSEGGGKGLVFMIIAMGIVETIGLFGFVFLLMVLP; the protein is encoded by the coding sequence ATGACAATCATCGAATTTATCGGGCAACTATCAATCGGATTGGTCATGATCGGTGCAACCATTGGCAGTGCTGTCGGAATCGGAGCAGTAGGGCAAGCGGCAGCGGGAGCTTGGGAAAAAGAGGCCAGGGAGGGAAAAGCACTTAATTTTTCATATATTATCCTGATGGGCATGCCTTTGTCCCAGACCATTTACGGATTCATTCTCGTGCTCGTGGGCCTTACCCCTCTTGTTACGGGAGATAACCCTGTTACCGACGTTCATGCCGGCACACTCCTGGGTGTCGGGCTTGCAGGGGGATCGGCCGAATTTTTCAGCGCCTGGATGCAAGGGCTGATCGGGGCCGCCGCCTGTCGGGCCTTATCCGAGGGAGGGGGCAAAGGACTGGTGTTTATGATCATCGCCATGGGCATCGTGGAAACAATAGGCCTCTTCGGGTTTGTATTTCTGCTTATGGTACTGCCCTAA
- a CDS encoding V-type ATP synthase subunit B: MKKIFDKITRIAGNVATVKAKGVGYEDLAVITTAFGPSLAQVIRLDHDEVSLQIFAGTEGISNGDRVHFLGHPMQVLFTDAMFGRVFNGSGKPRDKRPGIESVKVEIGSPAVNPVKRRRPNKMIHTGIPMIDVFNTLVESQKLPIFSVAGEPYNELLGRVGLQADADIIVLGGMGLRHDDYLKLRRLFEESGVLGKTIMFIHTAADPVVECLMVPDLCLAVGEQFALRGKRVLTLLTDMTAFADSLKEIAVTMEQVPSNRGYPGDLYTQMARRYEKAVDFDNAGSMTVLACVTMPGDDVTHPIPDNTGYITEGQIYLRNHRIEPFGSLSRLKQLVNGKTRDDHRAIMDACIQLYAQCDDSREKKEMGFEMTPWDQKLLKYGNIFEQQITDLSVNVPLFDALDRCWEILAQCFEPEETGIRQAVYQKHWPREISAAASSDHVTDHQGLQ, from the coding sequence GTGAAAAAGATATTTGATAAAATCACCCGCATTGCCGGAAACGTGGCGACTGTTAAGGCAAAAGGTGTGGGATATGAAGATCTCGCTGTGATCACCACGGCTTTTGGTCCGTCCCTGGCCCAGGTGATCCGGCTGGATCATGACGAGGTCAGTCTTCAGATTTTTGCCGGGACTGAAGGCATTTCCAATGGTGACCGTGTTCATTTTCTGGGGCACCCCATGCAGGTGTTGTTCACAGATGCGATGTTTGGCCGGGTTTTTAACGGATCAGGCAAACCTCGCGACAAACGGCCGGGGATCGAGAGCGTGAAAGTGGAAATCGGTTCCCCCGCCGTAAACCCGGTCAAAAGACGGCGTCCCAATAAAATGATCCACACGGGTATTCCCATGATCGATGTTTTCAATACCCTGGTGGAATCGCAAAAGCTGCCCATTTTTTCGGTTGCCGGCGAGCCGTATAACGAATTGCTGGGCCGGGTAGGCCTCCAGGCGGATGCGGACATTATTGTTCTTGGTGGCATGGGGCTGAGGCATGATGACTATTTGAAATTACGTCGGTTGTTTGAAGAAAGCGGCGTTCTGGGAAAGACCATCATGTTCATTCACACCGCCGCTGATCCTGTTGTCGAATGTTTAATGGTTCCGGACCTTTGTCTGGCTGTTGGAGAGCAGTTTGCTCTCCGGGGGAAAAGAGTGTTGACCTTGCTGACCGATATGACCGCCTTTGCGGATTCGCTGAAGGAAATCGCCGTCACCATGGAACAGGTTCCTTCCAACCGGGGATATCCGGGAGACCTTTATACGCAGATGGCCAGACGATATGAGAAGGCCGTTGATTTTGACAATGCCGGTTCCATGACGGTGCTTGCCTGTGTTACCATGCCCGGTGATGATGTAACCCACCCGATACCCGATAATACGGGGTATATCACCGAAGGGCAAATCTACCTGCGAAATCATCGCATCGAACCATTCGGTTCATTATCACGCCTTAAACAGCTGGTGAACGGTAAAACCCGTGACGATCACCGGGCAATCATGGATGCCTGTATTCAACTCTATGCCCAATGTGATGACAGTCGAGAAAAGAAAGAGATGGGTTTCGAAATGACCCCATGGGATCAAAAGCTGCTGAAATACGGTAATATTTTTGAACAACAGATTACGGATCTCAGTGTCAACGTCCCACTTTTTGACGCCTTGGACAGATGCTGGGAAATTCTTGCACAATGCTTTGAACCCGAAGAAACGGGAATCCGGCAAGCCGTTTATCAAAAACACTGGCCGAGGGAAATCTCTGCGGCAGCATCTTCGGATCACGTAACCGATCATCAAGGATTGCAATAA
- a CDS encoding V-type ATP synthase subunit A, whose amino-acid sequence MEGQIVSVYGNMVVAETTGRVVKNAIAYCNRSDGARLLGEIIRVRGNMADLQVFEETRGLRVGDIVDFQETMVSAVLGPGLLGQIYDGLQNPLPRYAEKTGYFLTPGTSLYPLDIERKWEWKPCVKAGDTVFAGDSLGTVPERIFQHPIMVPFSWAGELEVEWIAGAGEHTIEEKIATLTDMEGKRQDVKMRQDWPVKRPLCFARERLMPSEPLVTRIRIIDSMYPVSLGGTYCIPGPFGAGKTVLQQITSRHAEIDIVVFTACGERAGEIVDTIREFPELNDPCTGRSLMERTIIVCNTSAMPVAAREASVYTGITLAEYYRQAGLHVLLLADSTSRWAQALRELSGRLEEIPGEEAFPAYLESRIAGFYERAGMIRLRNGKEASVTIGGTVSPAGGNFDEPVTQATLKVVGAFHALSRERSDARRYPTIDPLESWSKYPGIIGPEKARPTRSLLRRGDEIRQMMTVVGEEGTSVKDFTILLKSEFVDSSYLQQNAFDDVDGATSRERQQFVFEKILEVINLDFAFEEKDEARTIMMRIGNLFRDWNYAPWDPDVVEAVENRPQDDHSGHIKENGGRADKTEKDQEKNRHIVQHQGRKYDRGEFGKILKKINDFIKNTGRMQSGKGEEAIDWPSSHRFEMAKTMKTDERPRSRQTLSGRTEGEENNRSSKQ is encoded by the coding sequence GTGGAAGGACAAATTGTTTCCGTATACGGAAACATGGTCGTTGCCGAGACCACCGGACGGGTCGTCAAAAATGCCATTGCCTACTGCAACCGTTCCGATGGAGCCAGACTCCTGGGTGAGATTATTCGGGTGCGCGGCAACATGGCAGATCTTCAGGTTTTCGAAGAGACCAGAGGACTGCGGGTCGGGGATATTGTCGATTTTCAGGAAACAATGGTATCCGCGGTCTTGGGACCGGGTCTTCTGGGACAGATATACGACGGACTTCAAAATCCTCTGCCGCGGTATGCGGAAAAAACGGGTTATTTTCTCACACCCGGCACCTCATTATATCCGTTGGATATCGAGCGGAAATGGGAATGGAAGCCTTGCGTAAAAGCCGGCGATACGGTTTTTGCCGGTGATTCACTTGGGACCGTTCCCGAAAGGATTTTCCAACACCCCATCATGGTGCCTTTCAGTTGGGCGGGGGAACTGGAAGTGGAATGGATCGCCGGGGCAGGAGAACACACCATTGAGGAAAAAATCGCCACACTGACCGACATGGAAGGGAAGCGACAAGATGTCAAAATGCGACAGGATTGGCCGGTCAAACGTCCTTTATGTTTTGCCCGGGAACGCCTGATGCCTTCGGAGCCACTGGTCACCCGCATACGCATCATCGATTCCATGTATCCTGTTTCCCTTGGTGGAACCTATTGTATTCCAGGCCCATTCGGCGCCGGCAAAACCGTGCTTCAACAGATCACCTCCCGGCATGCGGAAATCGATATTGTCGTTTTTACAGCATGTGGGGAGCGTGCCGGGGAAATTGTGGACACGATCCGTGAATTTCCCGAACTGAATGATCCCTGTACGGGTCGGAGCCTGATGGAAAGGACTATCATTGTCTGTAATACTTCCGCAATGCCGGTGGCGGCCAGGGAAGCCTCCGTATATACCGGTATCACGCTGGCTGAATATTACCGCCAGGCCGGTTTACATGTTCTACTCTTGGCGGATTCCACAAGCCGTTGGGCCCAGGCACTGAGAGAACTATCCGGGAGGTTGGAGGAAATTCCTGGGGAGGAAGCATTCCCAGCATACCTGGAAAGCCGGATTGCCGGATTTTACGAACGTGCCGGCATGATTCGCCTCAGAAACGGGAAAGAGGCCTCTGTGACCATCGGTGGAACCGTCAGCCCGGCAGGGGGCAACTTCGATGAACCCGTCACCCAGGCGACGCTGAAAGTGGTGGGTGCATTTCATGCACTTAGCCGTGAACGAAGTGATGCACGACGTTATCCGACCATAGATCCCCTGGAGAGCTGGAGTAAATACCCCGGCATTATTGGACCGGAAAAAGCTCGACCGACTCGCTCCCTGCTCCGGCGGGGTGATGAGATTCGACAAATGATGACCGTCGTGGGAGAAGAAGGGACAAGCGTCAAGGACTTTACCATCCTACTCAAAAGTGAATTCGTCGACTCCTCCTATCTGCAACAGAACGCCTTTGACGATGTTGACGGGGCAACTTCCCGCGAGAGGCAGCAGTTCGTTTTTGAAAAGATACTTGAAGTAATCAACCTTGATTTCGCTTTCGAGGAAAAAGATGAAGCAAGAACCATCATGATGAGAATCGGAAATCTTTTCAGGGACTGGAACTACGCGCCATGGGATCCGGATGTTGTCGAGGCGGTTGAAAACAGGCCACAAGATGACCATTCCGGTCACATAAAGGAAAATGGGGGTAGGGCTGACAAAACGGAAAAGGATCAGGAAAAGAACAGGCATATTGTTCAACATCAGGGCCGTAAATATGATCGGGGCGAATTCGGCAAAATTCTCAAAAAGATAAATGATTTTATCAAAAACACCGGCAGGATGCAGAGTGGAAAAGGGGAAGAGGCTATTGACTGGCCGTCCAGCCACCGCTTTGAAATGGCCAAGACCATGAAAACCGATGAGAGGCCCAGGAGCAGGCAAACACTTTCGGGAAGAACCGAGGGTGAAGAAAATAATCGTTCATCGAAGCAATGA